Within the Bacteroidetes bacterium SB0662_bin_6 genome, the region CTTCTTTGTGTTCCGCGGTTTCCGGCACCGCCACATGGATGCGCCGCGCAATGCGGTTGCCGAAGAAGACGCCGCCTATGGCTGCGGCGGGCGCCCCGGCGAGGACGCCGAAGAAGATGACCCATCCGAGGTCTGCGCCGATGATCGACGACACGGCCACCGGTCCCGGGGTGGGCGGAATGCAGGCATGCGCCACAGCCATGCCTCCTACCAGCGGGATGCCGTAGTAGAGCAGCGATTTGCCGGTTCTGCGGGCCAGGTTGTAAACGAGGGGAATGAAAATGATAAGCCCGACCTCGAAGAATACGGGCGTGGCGACGATGATGCCGATCAGGGCCAGCGCCCACTGGGCTTTCCGTTCTCCGAACACCCTGATGATCGTCGAGGCGATTTTACTTGCTCCGCCCGACGCCTGAATCATCTCGCCCAGCATGGTGCCCACTCCGATTACCACGGCAATGTAGCCGAGCGTGTTGCCCATGCCTTCGGTGACCGCGTCGGCAACCGCCGAGGGGGGCACGCCGCCAAGAATGGCGGCAATGAAACTCACGACAAGCAGGGCGATGAACGCCTGCATGCGCAGCGCGATGACCAGAAGCAGGAGTACTCCGATGCTGCCGGCGGTCAGAAGAAGCAGTGCGGTGGTGGACATATGACTACAGATAAAGGGGCAGGGGTGGTAAAATTACAGTACCTTGACGCTGAAAATACAGAACCTTTACCATAGATGACCTCCGCCTTGCGATCATTTCGGCGCAATCTGCGCGGCTCCTTTCCTGTTTTTGCCTTATCCATCGCACTCTGCTGCGCGGTATTGCCCGGTTTGTTTTTGCCTGCGGCGGCCCGGGCCCAGGAGCAACCGCGTCAGGAACTGCAGCAGACCACGCCGAAACAGGACCTTATTATCATGCAGCGCGTCGGCGGACCGGTCGAACTGGACGGGCTCAGTTTCGAACCGGCCTGGCGGTCGGTCGAGCCGTACGTCCCGTCGCAGTACGAGCCGAACAACGGAACGCCTCCGACCGAGCGCACGGAGATGCTCATCGCCTACGACGAGGAGTATCTTTTTCTCGCCCTGCGCGCCTACGACCGGAACCCGGAGGGCATTCGCGCCAACACGCTCTACCGGGACCGGCTCAGCAACGACGATCATTTCGAGATTCTGATCGATTCGTACAACGACAACGAGACCGGCATGCTGTTCAACAGCAATCCGAGGGGGCACCGGCGGGAGGCCGCCATCTCGAACGACGCCAGCGGCGGGGGTATTTCGTCCGGCGGCTGGATCAATGTGGATTTCAACACCTACTGGGATGTGGAGACCGTCATTGCCGACAGCGGATGGTTTTCGGAAATGCGCATCCCGTTTTCCAGCCTGCGTTTCCAGCCGCGTGAAGACGGCACGGTCATCATGGGGCTGACCCTGCAACGCAAGGTTGTGCGCAAGGATGAGCGAGTAGTGTTTCCTCCGGTCGAGCGTATTTCGAACTGGGCGTTCCTGAAGCCGTCCCTGGCGCAGAAATTCCTGCTGGAGGGCATCGAATCGGAGTTGCCGGTGTACGTGACCGGATACGGCTTGGGAGGGGCGGGAGAAACGGCCCAACTGCAGGAGGGCGCTTGGGGATACGACCGCGATGTGACACGGGAGATCGGGGCCGATCTGAAGTACCAGTTCGGGAACAACGGCGCACTCGATCTTACGCTGAACACCGATTTTGCGCAGGTCGAAGCGGACGATCAGCAAATCAACCTGACGCGGTTCTCGCTTTTCTTTCCGGAGAAGCGCCAGTTCTTTCAGGAGCGGGCCGCCATTTTCGATTTTCGGACAGGGGGATTGAGCCGTCTTTTTCACAGCCGGCGCATCGGGCTGACGGAAGAGGGTGCTCCCGTGCCGATCCTCGGCGGCGCGCGCGGCGCCGGGCGCTTCGGACAGTGGGACATTGGGGCGCTCACCATGCAGACCGCGGCCTCCGGCGACCAGTCGTCGGAGAATTTCGGGGTGCTGCGCCTGCGGCGGAAGGTGTTCAACCCCTGGTCGTATGCGGGCGCGATGGGGACGAGCCGCCTCGGGGCGGACGGCGCGTACAACTTCGCCTACGGCCTGGACGGCGTTTTCCGGCTTTTCGGGGACGATTATCTGACGCTCCAGTGGGCGCACTCGTTCGATGACGTGCGCATCGATAGCCCGGATTACCGCCCGCTGAACGGCGGACGCATGACCGTGCAGATGGAGCGGCGTCGCAGCAGGGAATGGGAATACCGCTCCATTCTGGCCTGGGCGGGCGCGGACTACGATCCGGGCATCGGGTTTTCGCAGCGCAACGACTTCACCCTGGTGGACAACATGCTTTCCTACACCTGGCTGCCTCCGGAAGGCGCCCGGCTGATTTTCCACACCTTCGAAATGGCCGGATTTACGTATTTGCGCAATCAGGACGGTTCCATCGAATCCGCACAGGTGGGCCCCCGGTGGAGTTACGGGGCCCGGAACGGAACGCGGGGGCAGGCCGGGTTCATGGTCTTGTACGAAGATCTATCTGCTCCTTTTTCGATCGGAGAGGTGGAGATCCCCGCCGGAAGCTACACGTTCTGGGAAGCGGAAGTGTCGTATGGAGAATCCAATACGAACCGGTACCGGTTGGGGCCCACGTTACAGGCAGGCCCTTTCTACGACGGCTGGAAGGTCACGGCCGCTGCGCGTCCCACCTGGTACGTATCGCCGCACCTTGAGATTTCAGGGCGCTACGAGTACAGCCGGATTCGTTTTCCGGACAGGGATACCGGGTTGCACGCGCACCTGTTGCGGTTCAGGATCGGCATGGCCCTGGATACGCAGGCGTCGGCCAACGTCTTCCTGCAGTACAACA harbors:
- a CDS encoding carbohydrate binding family 9 domain-containing protein — translated: MTSALRSFRRNLRGSFPVFALSIALCCAVLPGLFLPAAARAQEQPRQELQQTTPKQDLIIMQRVGGPVELDGLSFEPAWRSVEPYVPSQYEPNNGTPPTERTEMLIAYDEEYLFLALRAYDRNPEGIRANTLYRDRLSNDDHFEILIDSYNDNETGMLFNSNPRGHRREAAISNDASGGGISSGGWINVDFNTYWDVETVIADSGWFSEMRIPFSSLRFQPREDGTVIMGLTLQRKVVRKDERVVFPPVERISNWAFLKPSLAQKFLLEGIESELPVYVTGYGLGGAGETAQLQEGAWGYDRDVTREIGADLKYQFGNNGALDLTLNTDFAQVEADDQQINLTRFSLFFPEKRQFFQERAAIFDFRTGGLSRLFHSRRIGLTEEGAPVPILGGARGAGRFGQWDIGALTMQTAASGDQSSENFGVLRLRRKVFNPWSYAGAMGTSRLGADGAYNFAYGLDGVFRLFGDDYLTLQWAHSFDDVRIDSPDYRPLNGGRMTVQMERRRSREWEYRSILAWAGADYDPGIGFSQRNDFTLVDNMLSYTWLPPEGARLIFHTFEMAGFTYLRNQDGSIESAQVGPRWSYGARNGTRGQAGFMVLYEDLSAPFSIGEVEIPAGSYTFWEAEVSYGESNTNRYRLGPTLQAGPFYDGWKVTAAARPTWYVSPHLEISGRYEYSRIRFPDRDTGLHAHLLRFRIGMALDTQASANVFLQYNSISDALSSNIRLRYNFREGNDLWLVYNHGMNTARNRFNPAPPFTDNRTLLVKYTYTFQL